The Rhinolophus ferrumequinum isolate MPI-CBG mRhiFer1 chromosome 4, mRhiFer1_v1.p, whole genome shotgun sequence genome has a window encoding:
- the C4H4orf47 gene encoding UPF0602 protein C4orf47 homolog, translated as MPAEGGKTDMERIGLFSEMGYITIGDKYVSQFNRPFNEPASKNKQMLPGGSKEMSNLQAGYFDPHFVRIFEGEGYVSLNQVRRRHMMEETKKNLGKAFLPSNGNKKLCGLGSYYGTIGGPVPFFSVQSKPREKYEAPGKNLYTNPGKKGTGYGYANVTIGKQFSHSADFYDAAKLNYKKENEKHQKLLKGAPFKLNLYPRAYFDTNPYLSEKTLPPIKKVEKKDILANPFKPSSPGKKAGGMKAGTFEPYPSHSADPYVGKLTSQTSSKDVKIFHPPGGPKSRPIESIMTLNVKRSLNMKNYKTASLQSY; from the exons ATGCCTGCAGAAGGAGGGAAAACTGATATGGAGAGAATCGGCCTCTTCAGTGAGATGGGATATATCACTATTGGTGATAAATATGTGTCACAATTTAATC gacccTTTAATGAACCTgcaagcaaaaataaacagatgcTACCTGGAGGATCCAAAGAAATGTCAAATCTCCAAGCAGGTTATTTTGATCCCCATTTTGTAAGGATTTTTGAAGGTGAAGGCTATGTAAGTCTGAATCAAGTGAGGAGACGGCATATGAtggaagaaaccaaaaaaaatctaGGCAAAGCCTTCCTCCCtagtaatggaaataaaaagct ATGTGGATTAGGAAGCTACTATGGAACAATAGGTGGACCAGTCCCATTCTTCAGTGTGCAGTCAAAACCCAGAGAAAAATATGAGGCACCTGGAAAGAATTTATACACAAacccaggaaagaaaggaactggATATGG cTATGCAAATGTTACCATAGGTAAACAGTTTTCACACTCAGCTGATTTCTACGATGCAGCAAAACTAAATTATAAG aaagagaatgaaaaacaccaaaaattacTTAAAGGGGCACCTTTCAAGTTAAATCTTTACCCAAGGGCATATTTTGATACCAATCCTTATTTGTCTGAGAAAACTTTACCACCAATTAAAAAAGTAGAGAAGAAAGACATACTCGCAAACCCCTTTAAGCCCTCTTCTCCTGGTAAAAAG gCTGGTGGAATGAAGGCAGGAACATTTGAACCTTACCCTTCACATTCTGCTGACCCTTATGTGGGTAAATTGACAAGCCAAACTTCCAGTAAAGATGTTAAGATTTTCCACCCACCAGGTGGACCAAAAAGCAGACCAATTGAAAGTATAATGACTTTGAACGTCAAAAG